One region of Streptomyces davaonensis JCM 4913 genomic DNA includes:
- a CDS encoding DUF5999 family protein: MCQHQPPCPSADSADRESARLVAHHPEQGWSLLCNGVLLFEDTGELLPDGQIIAPHRPLGADQVMTAA, translated from the coding sequence ATGTGCCAGCACCAGCCACCGTGTCCCTCCGCAGACTCCGCCGACCGGGAATCGGCGCGCCTCGTGGCGCACCACCCGGAACAGGGCTGGAGCCTGCTGTGCAACGGCGTTCTGCTCTTCGAGGACACCGGTGAGCTCCTGCCCGACGGCCAGATCATCGCCCCGCACCGCCCGCTGGGCGCCGACCAGGTGATGACCGCGGCCTGA